The genome window taaataaaaatcaggatatgctcatgaatattaatagTTTGCGTGAATAATATTTGTATCTATTATTAATAgttttaatattaatacaatattaatttaaatagtttttcacaGTTAcctaattaatattaataagacCAACCTTCACCATAGTAAGATCAATACACAGCCTTACACAAACAGTAAACGCAATGCAGTATGGGAAGGAAGATGGAGGAAGAAAGGGCAAGAGAACATCAACTCACCTCGTTTAGAGGAACTTTAAGCCTTTAAGCTTTTTATTGTGGCAAACAACACGATGCATAAGGTTGCTTTGTTTGCCGGTGCTTTTAGAGGAGTCCTGGCAGGATCTCGCGGACTTCACGGGCAAAGTTTACTTCACTCCTGCACGAGACATGAGACTCAGATGGGAAAACACACTGAAGATCAAACCAAAAACACTACGGGCCACTTTACCTGTTACAGTCTGCAGCACAGGACTCTCATCAATATATCCGGACATGACACCAGCTCATTTCTTCAAGGAATAATCACCAATGACATGGGTCTTTTGAGTGAAGACGGTGTCAAAGCTATGTATGCGCACATGTTAAATGTCCAAGGCAGGACATTATATGATATAATCATTTACAGGTATTTTCTgacattattttctatttcaGTAGTTTGACTTTTAAACTAAACCCGAAATCGATGCAATGTTTTAGAGACGCTGCCTGGTACAGAGTTTCCTTCGAGTTGATAAGGATTGCGCATATTAAGCGGCacgtgacatcaaagtatcgcgaTAGCGATTTGAAAGCACAGTCCtcgaatcactctcgcggtactttacTGTAATAGTCTGCGCAGCTGTGTCGAAACATGTGGGCGTGACCTTAACATTTATCTCACATTATCTAACAGTCCCACCTTGGCATGTTTGAACTGCAAATTGATAAACAATTGTAGAacaacaaaatataatttcaagTGAAAACCAGAAAACAAAATTACGtacataataaaacaaaaatactgcAATTATTTGTGTAAATATTTGTGATAACGTGCTCTGTGCTGACAAATATTATGATACCAGAATTTATGTTTGGAGAATATGCTAAACCTGTGGCAACAAATATAGATCATTGTATATTATAAGAAGTTCTGTGTCTTTTAGTTTAAAGAAAAACTCGAGTGGACTCAATGGTGTTCTTCTGGAGTGTAATGGCTGTGTGCAGGAGTCCATTATGAAACATCTGAAAACCTACAAGATACGGCGCAAAGTCAACATCAGCACGTGTCCCAGTCTCTCGCTATGGGCTTTGTTACCTCAAAACAAAGATGATATGACGAAGTCCAAGCCAGATGTTACTGCAGTAGAAAACGTGATAGTGTTGGAGACAGACCCAAGAACTGAGCTCATGGGATGGAGACTGATCACCAGTCATGGGGTCAATCCAGTAGACATTATTTCGGCTTGTCACCAGGGTACCACTGAAGAATACCACCAACATCGATATGAAATtggtattaaaatatttttgttattacAAGATGTATTATGTTGATGTATCATCACAATTCCAGTATTGGTTAACTGGATCATTCTGTCCTGCAGGGTGACATGCTATACTGCATCCGGTACAAATAAAGAACATCATATTgaaagcaaataattttttatacttaCAGATTCTATGACATCACATAATTTTGGAGACTATATATCATTTGTATATTTACAGATTATTTGTCACACAGCAGAACCACGTAAATTAACTAAAATTATCAAGAATCCTCATTTCTTTTCAAATTctaatttgttttcttttattagGAATACCTGAAGGCGTCCAAGATCTTCCACCAGGTGTGGCCCTTCCACTGGAGTCTAATCTGGTCTACATGCGGGGAATAAGCTTCACCAAGGGCTGTTACATCGGACAGGAACTTACTGCCAGAACTCACCACACCGGTGTAATACGGAAACGCCTAATGCCTGTAAGCATGTCTGCCCCGGTGAAAAACACGGACCAAGAAACTGCTCTGAAGACTGAAGGAGGAAAACCAGCAGGGAAGCACAGAGCAGGAATCGAACAGCTGGGTCTGAGCCTTGTACGCTTGGCTCACGCCAAAGAGCCACTGAAACTTAAATTGTCTGATGATACGACTGTGACTTTACAGGCTAAGGTGCCAGACTGGTGgccaaaaaacacaaaagataAATGAATCTACTAGCCTCTActacatttgttgtttttaaatgcttgCCAAACTGCTGTTATTGCATTGTaaagcatatttatttatatttgtagtTCAATTAAAACTTTACTTGAATCACTATAGcctttatttatacatttgttgGCGACATGCTGGATGAcacttgaaaataaaataacttactATATTGTGTTTCTAATGCAAATCACTTCTTCAAGAATAGAAATCTAACAACAAATTTAAAATCAACACAATgattttttcattttgtgtCTGTATTACATATTTAGGAATGAAACATAACATCCCACAGGGAAAAATGTAGGACTCGACTTTATCTGAACTAAAGTACTTGCAGTATATTCGGGGCACATTAAGACCAGACACTTGTATAAAGCAAGAAAGTAGGGTAAAGTTTAAATAACATGTTTCCTGAAAAAAGTCCTAAAAAAAGATATATCATTGATAAaaggatttattaacgcatttccTTTTTTGAACTTGTACAATAGTGGTATATGCACAATACCATGTATTATACAATGGTACGAACAGCATCTCTTATCTCCTGAAGTAAATCCTCTGGTTTGAAGCTCAGGGATGTAGGGTCCAATCTCTTAAAGTCTTCGTTGCTCAGCATGCtttcaaatatatataataCTCTCTGCAAATCAAAAGCTGCATGGTGAGGGCCCAATGCAAACAGATTTTCACCAAGGTGACCTTGGCAATTGTCTGCATTTCGAGGGCATGAATTTAAAAATGATATTCGATTATTTGCAATGGTCTTAAGGAAAGTAGCAAACTCCCCATAATCAATTCCTGTACATGATTTCATGATCAcctaaaaagaaaacacaaaaaattagCATGCATGTACAGTGACTCCTAAATGAATGTATGTGAATGCTAAAgctacaaataaaataaatatgaatgtcATTGCATTAGCTAACAACATTTAAAACTGAGTTTGTCAAATCTTAGAAAATGTCAAAAGTTCCTATTATGAGTTTAAAAGTGACCAGAAAAATGGATCAGAAAAGCATAAATTGTTAGATGATGGCTTTTAGTTTAATTATTGTTACTTGATGACATTCATACATTTGTAAATACATgaacaattaattaataatgcCAGCCTATACATTATAGCCAGACATtaatgggacatttcacaagacttttttaagatgtcaaataaatctttggtgtccccagagtacatgtgtgaagttttataCCATCAAgtaaatttattataacatgtaaaaattaccattttttaggtgtgagcaaaatgtgctgcTTTgtggtgtgtccttttaaatgcaaatgagctgatctctggaCTAAGTGGcagtagggtggccattcgtgctgtggttggatagtgcggATTAAGGgccggtattatccccttctgacatcacaagaggagccaaatttttaatgacctattttttcacatgcttgcagaaaatggtttaccaaaactaagttactggggtgttctttttttacattttccaggttgattgaagcactggggacccaattatagcacttaaacatgaaaaaaagacAGATTTTCGTGATTTGTCCCCTTTGACAGAGTTACCTGACAATGCTGATGCCAGGTGTCCATAGTATCACGCCATTCCTCAATCTCTCTCTGGACAGAGGAAAGTTCATCCTGCAGAAACTGCCACATGATGTCCAAATTACAGCCATTTAGCCAATTATGATTGATTGAGATCGTATCCTCCTATTATTTAAgagatttttaaaataacatagAAACACTTgg of Misgurnus anguillicaudatus chromosome 2, ASM2758022v2, whole genome shotgun sequence contains these proteins:
- the iba57 gene encoding putative transferase CAF17 homolog, mitochondrial; translated protein: MHKVALFAGAFRGVLAGSRGLHGQSLLHSCTRHETQMGKHTEDQTKNTTGHFTCYSLQHRTLINISGHDTSSFLQGIITNDMGLLSEDGVKAMYAHMLNVQGRTLYDIIIYSLKKNSSGLNGVLLECNGCVQESIMKHLKTYKIRRKVNISTCPSLSLWALLPQNKDDMTKSKPDVTAVENVIVLETDPRTELMGWRLITSHGVNPVDIISACHQGTTEEYHQHRYEIGIPEGVQDLPPGVALPLESNLVYMRGISFTKGCYIGQELTARTHHTGVIRKRLMPVSMSAPVKNTDQETALKTEGGKPAGKHRAGIEQLGLSLVRLAHAKEPLKLKLSDDTTVTLQAKVPDWWPKNTKDK